A section of the Drosophila subobscura isolate 14011-0131.10 chromosome A, UCBerk_Dsub_1.0, whole genome shotgun sequence genome encodes:
- the LOC117902751 gene encoding protein ABHD11, with product MVLLLTKTLRFLQICRLNAKCPATSRAPPLWGATQRLYASSPIDMSFELFEGQTSDPSQAPLITMHGLFGSKQNWRGISKALVQRTNRKIYTVDARNHGESPHTSSHNSPDMSGDVRRFLETRAHPRACLMGHSMGGRTMMYFAHKYPEMTERLIVVDISPISVPRTTGEMQRIFDAMVNISLPPELPLSEGRKLAKQQLLAATDSNETVEFIMLNLRKDPQTGAFSWACNAQLLREFLPRFHDYRSHFASLPPYKGPTTFICGTRSPYMKREDWPQVLEMFPNAEIHWLDAHHLVHFDQPQQFISIVTEFLNRPLSAS from the exons atggtgctgctgctaacGAAAACGTTACGTTTTCTGCAAATTTGCAGATTAAACGCAAAATGTCCAGCAACAAGCCGGGCCCCACCACTCTGGGGGGCCACACAGCGGCTGTACGCATCCAGCCCCATCGACATGAGCTTTGAGCTGTTTGAGGGTCAAACCAGTGACCCCAGCCAGGCACCGCTCATCACGATGCACGGCCTGTTCGGCTCCAAGCAGAATTGGCGCGGCATCAGCAAAGCCCTGGTCCAGCGCACCAACAGGAAG ATCTACACGGTGGATGCACGGAATCATGGCGAGAGTCCTCATACCAGCAGCCACAACTCGCCGGACATGTCGGGCGATGTGCGCCGCTTCCTGGAGACACGAGCCCATCCAAGGGCCTGCCTGATGGGCCACAGCATGGGCGGTCGCACAATGATGTACTTTGCCCacaagtat CCCGAAATGACGGAACGTCTGATTGTCGTCGACATCTCGCCAATTAGCGTGCCGCGCACCACTGGCGAAATGCAGCGCATATTCGATGCCATGGTTAATATCTCCCTGCCGCCGGAACTGCCCCTGTCCGAGGGCCGCAagctggccaagcagcagctgctggcggccaCCGATTCGAATGAAACTGTCGAGTTTATCATGCTAAATCTGAGAAAGGATCCACAAACAGGAGC GTTCTCGTGGGCCTGCAatgcgcagctgctgcgcgaATTTCTGCCCCGCTTCCACGACTATCGCTCGCACTTTGCGTCACTGCCACCGTACAAGGGTCCAACCACCTTCATTTGCGGCACTCGGTCGCCATACATGAA ACGCGAGGACTGGCCACAGGTTCTGGAAATGTTTCCCAATGCCGAAATCCATTGGCTGGATGCTCACCATCTCGTGCACTTTGATCAGCCGCAGCAGTTCATCTCAATTGTTACAGAATTTCTCAATAGGCCATTGAGTGCCTCGTGA